One Sphingomonas sabuli genomic region harbors:
- a CDS encoding glycoside hydrolase family 65 protein, with protein MKIINPQTERGPLGSSLPAYVSNGLVGLRLRDLPVLPGVCIVNGVVGLDPERRIEAAAYVPFPLALDLAIDGARLSTQPFAASSLEQDYDFSAGELTTRVDVVLAERKLSLSVRTFCSRSHPHIVLQETEIRSADNATLTVESGLSLDKSSRGNVVRRRLGTPGEHEPADDGALLWESDGGLATCGFACWTEISGQPDGERLRPYDHRGPLQTRFKVPLRAGQRVIISQMTAVVGSLVHSRPDEEAVRRLAEAKRLGMAPLRKMNRDCWTEIWKARPVVEGASSQHQAIIDAGFYYLNASVHPASPSATSIFGLAQWPDYHYYYGHVMWDIDAFCVPVLSFTQPHAARAILEFRERGVDAARRNARSYGNQGLRFPWEAGALTGEEVAPGRGEAATHALHVSMHVARAFSIFADVSGDRRFLEERTWPVLAGVADFICDRVAWREGRPHLLSATGPAEIPAPPDDDAFSIIAGRDVLERAVQAALDLGKNAPSIWRATSEALHPLLRTDNAIAAHADFRIDEQKGATPTPLAALFPYNYPLSDESHDATLALYLSHWRDYVGSPMLPALYPVWASLWGDRRLAFKLFEEGYAAYDAGRFHQCLEYRADHPDSRVRAGPFFANIGGMLTSLYLGLPRLAVRGADPATWPKQKITLPAGWRSISVERLWIRGEPWSLQAAHRSVAELKKI; from the coding sequence ATGAAGATCATCAACCCGCAGACGGAGCGAGGCCCGCTTGGGTCCTCACTTCCAGCATACGTAAGCAATGGCCTCGTTGGTCTTCGACTGCGCGACTTACCTGTGTTGCCGGGCGTATGCATCGTCAACGGCGTAGTGGGATTGGACCCGGAACGCCGGATTGAGGCAGCTGCATATGTCCCGTTTCCGCTGGCCCTCGATCTTGCCATCGACGGCGCGCGTTTATCGACCCAGCCCTTTGCAGCGTCGAGCCTCGAGCAGGACTATGATTTCTCTGCGGGAGAACTGACGACAAGAGTCGATGTGGTGCTGGCTGAAAGGAAGCTTTCACTCAGCGTGCGCACATTTTGTAGTCGCTCCCATCCGCATATCGTCCTGCAGGAAACGGAAATTCGTTCTGCAGACAACGCAACGCTCACAGTCGAAAGCGGCCTAAGTCTCGATAAATCATCGCGTGGCAATGTCGTCCGCCGGCGTCTCGGCACGCCGGGCGAGCACGAGCCAGCCGACGATGGCGCACTGCTTTGGGAGAGCGATGGCGGCTTGGCAACGTGTGGCTTCGCGTGCTGGACTGAGATTAGCGGACAGCCGGACGGTGAGCGGCTTCGTCCCTATGATCATCGTGGGCCCCTTCAAACGCGGTTCAAGGTGCCGCTTCGTGCTGGACAGCGCGTTATCATTAGTCAGATGACCGCGGTGGTCGGGTCGTTGGTGCATAGCCGGCCGGATGAGGAAGCAGTGCGTCGCCTTGCAGAGGCGAAAAGGCTTGGCATGGCCCCGCTTCGGAAGATGAACCGGGACTGCTGGACTGAAATCTGGAAAGCCAGGCCGGTGGTTGAGGGTGCCTCTTCCCAACATCAGGCTATAATTGACGCGGGCTTCTATTATTTGAATGCCTCCGTTCACCCGGCTTCGCCATCGGCGACATCCATCTTCGGCCTCGCCCAATGGCCCGATTATCATTACTATTATGGTCATGTGATGTGGGACATTGACGCTTTTTGTGTTCCTGTCCTCTCCTTCACCCAGCCCCACGCCGCCCGTGCCATCCTGGAGTTTCGGGAACGAGGCGTCGATGCCGCCCGGCGGAATGCGCGTTCTTATGGCAACCAGGGGCTTCGCTTCCCTTGGGAAGCCGGAGCATTGACCGGAGAGGAAGTTGCGCCGGGCAGAGGAGAAGCGGCGACCCACGCACTACATGTTTCGATGCACGTGGCCCGCGCCTTCAGCATCTTTGCGGACGTGTCGGGCGATCGGCGTTTCCTCGAAGAGAGGACCTGGCCCGTGCTGGCGGGCGTAGCAGACTTTATCTGTGATCGTGTGGCTTGGCGTGAAGGTAGGCCTCATCTCTTAAGCGCCACCGGGCCGGCGGAAATCCCCGCACCACCTGATGACGACGCCTTCTCCATCATAGCCGGGCGAGACGTGCTTGAAAGGGCAGTGCAAGCGGCCTTAGACTTGGGGAAGAACGCGCCTTCCATCTGGCGCGCCACAAGCGAAGCGCTGCATCCATTGCTTCGGACCGACAATGCCATCGCCGCCCACGCCGACTTTAGAATTGACGAACAAAAAGGCGCGACTCCCACGCCGCTTGCGGCGCTTTTTCCTTACAATTATCCGCTCAGCGACGAGAGTCATGATGCAACGCTCGCCCTCTACCTGTCGCATTGGCGTGACTATGTCGGCTCACCCATGCTTCCGGCGCTCTATCCAGTCTGGGCAAGCCTTTGGGGCGATCGCCGGCTCGCCTTCAAATTGTTTGAAGAGGGCTACGCAGCGTACGACGCTGGCCGTTTTCATCAGTGTCTCGAATATCGGGCCGACCATCCCGACAGCAGGGTCCGTGCCGGGCCCTTCTTTGCGAATATCGGGGGCATGCTGACATCCCTCTACTTGGGTTTGCCTCGGCTCGCGGTTCGGGGCGCCGATCCAGCGACCTGGCCCAAGCAGAAAATTACTCTTCCGGCGGGGTGGCGATCGATTTCAGTCGAGCGGTTGTGGATACGTGGAGAGCCCTGGTCGCTTCAAGCTGCACATCGGAGCGTCGCGGAACTCAAGAAGATTTGA
- a CDS encoding hemerythrin domain-containing protein produces the protein MAEARQDAIALLKEDHRKVEELFSQFERAKGEGRKEKLAQQICLELSVHATIEEEIFYPACEGKVEEDLLKESYVEHDGAKVLIGEILAGGPDDEFYDSKVTVLSEEIEHHVEEEEKRMEGLFAQARKAGLDMDALGEQLAARKAELTEKFTTEGVPPPQFRTLDQTPA, from the coding sequence GTGGCAGAAGCCAGACAAGACGCGATTGCCTTACTGAAGGAAGATCACCGCAAGGTGGAAGAGCTTTTCTCGCAATTCGAACGCGCGAAGGGTGAGGGGCGGAAGGAAAAGCTAGCGCAGCAAATCTGCCTAGAGCTGTCTGTCCATGCGACCATTGAAGAGGAAATCTTTTACCCTGCTTGCGAAGGCAAGGTTGAGGAAGACCTGCTCAAGGAGAGCTACGTCGAGCATGACGGGGCAAAAGTTCTGATTGGCGAGATTCTTGCCGGTGGGCCCGACGACGAATTCTACGACAGTAAGGTTACCGTCCTCAGCGAGGAGATCGAACACCATGTCGAAGAAGAAGAGAAACGCATGGAAGGGCTTTTTGCACAGGCGCGAAAGGCCGGACTGGACATGGATGCGCTGGGTGAACAACTGGCTGCCAGAAAGGCCGAACTAACAGAAAAGTTCACCACCGAAGGTGTCCCTCCCCCTCAATTCAGGACGCTGGATCAAACGCCAGCGTAA
- a CDS encoding plasmid stabilization protein: MPRGDKGKYTDKQKRKAEHIADGYEDQGVGAKEAKSRAWATVNKESGGGNKSGSGRGKKDTHESSRRGGRKSGLSHTSESRSAAAKKGWETRRKKGNE; encoded by the coding sequence ATGCCTCGCGGAGATAAGGGAAAGTACACCGATAAGCAGAAGCGTAAGGCTGAACATATTGCCGACGGTTATGAAGACCAAGGCGTGGGAGCGAAAGAAGCCAAGAGCCGCGCATGGGCGACGGTCAACAAGGAGAGCGGCGGAGGAAATAAGTCTGGTTCCGGCCGCGGCAAGAAAGACACCCACGAATCTTCGCGCAGGGGCGGACGCAAAAGCGGTTTGTCGCATACCAGTGAATCGCGCTCCGCGGCTGCAAAAAAGGGTTGGGAAACGCGGCGCAAGAAGGGCAATGAATGA
- a CDS encoding Crp/Fnr family transcriptional regulator: MDRPLSRFLNRLLLRSALSQEAQNSLLALDPPRTEKKARWDLVRSGQITSFACLVASGTIGRSEQFSDGSRRTAALYIEGDMCDLHSVAVPVARWNITALTDCAIYEVPHTDLRRLHDQYPDLAMAFWRDTVVDASILAKWVTVLSGLSTKSRVAHILCEYGTRAQAAGLEKEGASFPLTQSQLAELAGTTPVHISRTLKALADAGAIGISRGCSRILDFEKLCRIGEFDPTYLMLGPPA; the protein is encoded by the coding sequence ATGGATCGGCCTCTTTCGCGTTTTCTTAACCGCCTGCTGCTGCGCAGCGCTCTTTCGCAGGAGGCCCAAAATTCGCTTTTGGCGCTTGACCCGCCACGGACTGAGAAAAAGGCGCGGTGGGACCTTGTGAGATCCGGCCAGATTACGAGCTTTGCGTGCTTGGTTGCAAGCGGGACGATCGGTCGATCCGAACAATTTTCAGACGGCTCGCGGCGCACCGCAGCGCTCTACATTGAGGGCGATATGTGCGATCTCCATTCTGTCGCCGTTCCCGTCGCTCGCTGGAACATCACGGCGCTCACCGATTGCGCAATCTACGAAGTGCCGCATACCGACCTGCGACGCCTGCACGATCAATATCCGGATCTCGCAATGGCGTTCTGGCGCGACACGGTCGTTGATGCCAGTATCTTGGCCAAATGGGTTACAGTCCTGAGCGGGCTATCCACAAAAAGCCGAGTCGCCCATATCCTCTGCGAGTATGGAACACGTGCTCAGGCTGCTGGGCTTGAGAAAGAGGGCGCATCTTTTCCGCTTACTCAAAGCCAGCTTGCCGAGCTCGCAGGGACGACACCGGTTCACATCAGTCGGACCCTTAAGGCGCTGGCGGACGCAGGCGCCATTGGAATCAGCCGCGGCTGCAGCCGTATCCTCGACTTTGAAAAGCTTTGCCGCATCGGAGAATTCGATCCGACATACTTAATGCTCGGACCACCTGCTTAA
- a CDS encoding response regulator, with protein MDVKNQAPASWNAHRLATLVSLNDQIRDLENPAKVAYTAAEILGKAMNVSRAGYGTIDPELETITIERDWNASGIQSLAGTLHFRDYGSYIEDLKRGETVVFADAEKDPRTADTADALKAISAQSVVNMPISERGGLVALLYLNHATAREWRPEELDLIRDVAERTRSVVERLRAEKQLREREERFRTVYENAAVGMLEVDADWRIQGANAAYAQLVGISREELKGQNCLAFTHDEDLILSAEALREVASKPNGERISFEKRYVRPDGKTIWIRSNLAKVGGDGDTARFLKIVEDITHAKAAEKELEEQRRILEVLNETGAAVAAELETERVVQIVTDAGVELTGAAFGAFFYNVVSDAGEVLTLYTLSGANRADFEQFGHPRPTPVFAPTFRGEGVVRSNDITADPRYGNNPPHKGMPENHLPVRSYLAVPVISRSGEVIGGLFFGHPEIGIFTNESEQLIVGLAGQAAVAIDNARLFQAAQRANQTLEERIEARTQELEHANAALRQAQKMEAVGQLTGGIAHDFNNLLTVVTGNIDMAMRSMSASGAIDPRSQRALENAMKGAERAASLTQRLLAFSRRQPLAPKAIDVDKLVVGMSDLLNRALGETVKLEIVTSPGLWRVEADPNQLESAILNLAVNARDAMPKGGELVVETTNARLDEEYSAQHAEVAPGQYVVVSVTDTGTGMPKHIQERVFEPFYTTKEPGKGTGLGLSMVYGFVKQSGGHIKIYSEEGQGTTIKIYLPRLMSEVVADDGSAVTQGLETSASEEVILVVEDDDDVRAYTVECLRELGYKVLEAHDGSSALRLLERQNGPVDLLFTDVVMPGMTGRELADEARKVQPHLKVLFTSGYTRNAIVHGGRLDPGVEMIAKPFTYAALAQKVRDVLDAGTTGRILVVEDDPTVRSLTMELLISRGYSVEEAGGATEALSKIRSAQGRYDAVFIANIAGKKDSMWLRGELRKHHADMPVLIAAETKEAPALRSRFEADRCTAVIERPYNGAKLREALGLLGARCPGKF; from the coding sequence TTGGACGTCAAAAATCAAGCTCCGGCAAGCTGGAACGCCCATCGTCTTGCCACACTAGTCTCCCTCAACGACCAGATTCGCGATCTCGAGAATCCTGCTAAGGTCGCGTACACCGCTGCGGAAATTCTCGGTAAGGCGATGAACGTGAGCCGCGCGGGCTACGGGACGATTGATCCTGAACTTGAGACGATCACGATCGAGCGTGATTGGAATGCGTCCGGAATTCAGTCGCTCGCCGGCACGCTCCATTTCAGGGACTATGGATCGTACATCGAGGACTTAAAGCGCGGTGAGACAGTAGTCTTTGCCGACGCTGAGAAAGATCCTCGGACGGCAGATACCGCGGACGCATTGAAGGCTATTAGCGCGCAATCGGTAGTCAATATGCCAATCAGCGAGCGCGGAGGCTTGGTTGCGCTGTTGTACCTCAATCACGCGACCGCCCGGGAGTGGAGACCGGAGGAGCTCGACCTTATTCGGGACGTAGCCGAGCGGACGCGCTCTGTGGTTGAACGTCTTCGGGCTGAAAAGCAGCTCAGAGAGCGCGAAGAACGATTCCGCACGGTCTACGAAAATGCGGCCGTCGGCATGTTGGAGGTCGACGCCGATTGGAGAATCCAAGGGGCGAATGCCGCCTACGCTCAATTAGTCGGAATTTCTCGCGAGGAGCTCAAAGGTCAAAACTGTCTTGCCTTCACGCACGACGAGGATCTGATCCTCAGTGCCGAAGCCCTTCGAGAAGTGGCATCAAAGCCCAATGGCGAGCGCATCAGCTTCGAGAAACGCTATGTCAGGCCCGACGGAAAGACCATTTGGATCAGGAGCAATCTGGCAAAGGTCGGTGGCGATGGCGACACTGCACGATTCTTAAAAATCGTCGAGGATATCACTCACGCCAAGGCGGCCGAAAAGGAGTTGGAAGAACAGCGCCGCATCCTCGAGGTCCTTAACGAAACCGGTGCAGCGGTAGCGGCAGAACTCGAGACTGAGCGTGTCGTGCAGATCGTGACTGATGCCGGCGTCGAGCTTACGGGTGCGGCGTTTGGAGCATTTTTCTACAATGTAGTCAGCGATGCTGGCGAGGTTCTCACACTATACACTCTTTCCGGTGCCAATCGCGCCGATTTCGAACAATTCGGTCATCCCCGTCCCACGCCTGTGTTCGCCCCCACGTTCAGGGGCGAAGGCGTCGTTCGGTCGAACGACATCACGGCTGATCCCCGATACGGTAATAACCCGCCGCATAAGGGCATGCCCGAGAACCATTTGCCGGTTCGCAGCTATCTTGCGGTCCCAGTCATCTCGCGCTCGGGAGAAGTCATCGGCGGACTCTTTTTCGGGCACCCCGAGATTGGGATCTTCACCAACGAGTCAGAACAACTCATTGTTGGCCTCGCCGGTCAGGCGGCCGTTGCGATCGACAATGCCCGGCTTTTCCAGGCAGCACAGCGTGCAAACCAGACACTCGAAGAGCGGATCGAAGCGCGCACGCAAGAGCTTGAGCATGCGAATGCGGCGTTGCGGCAGGCGCAGAAGATGGAAGCGGTCGGGCAGCTCACGGGGGGTATCGCCCACGATTTTAACAATCTGCTCACGGTCGTAACCGGCAACATCGACATGGCCATGCGGTCTATGTCTGCAAGCGGCGCGATCGACCCCCGGTCCCAGCGCGCGCTCGAAAACGCGATGAAGGGCGCGGAACGCGCGGCTTCTCTCACCCAGCGCCTCCTCGCGTTCTCCCGCCGACAGCCGCTCGCGCCGAAAGCCATCGACGTCGATAAGCTCGTCGTTGGCATGTCGGATTTGTTGAACCGGGCCCTGGGCGAAACTGTGAAGCTCGAAATCGTTACATCGCCTGGTCTGTGGCGCGTCGAGGCGGACCCGAACCAGCTCGAGAGCGCCATTCTCAATCTTGCAGTGAACGCACGCGACGCCATGCCGAAAGGTGGTGAGCTCGTCGTGGAGACGACCAACGCCCGTCTGGACGAAGAATATTCGGCTCAGCACGCCGAGGTGGCTCCCGGCCAATATGTGGTTGTCTCCGTCACGGACACCGGCACCGGTATGCCCAAGCATATTCAGGAGAGGGTCTTCGAACCCTTCTACACGACTAAGGAGCCGGGCAAGGGCACCGGGCTTGGCCTCTCGATGGTCTACGGTTTCGTCAAACAATCTGGCGGACACATCAAGATCTACTCAGAAGAAGGTCAAGGGACGACGATTAAGATCTATCTGCCGCGATTGATGAGCGAGGTCGTAGCGGATGACGGCAGCGCTGTAACTCAAGGCTTGGAGACGAGCGCGAGCGAGGAAGTTATCCTTGTGGTGGAAGACGATGACGATGTTCGAGCCTACACCGTCGAGTGCTTGCGCGAGCTCGGATACAAGGTTCTGGAAGCGCATGACGGGTCCTCAGCCTTGCGTCTTCTTGAACGACAAAATGGCCCAGTCGATCTTCTGTTCACCGACGTGGTAATGCCGGGCATGACCGGCCGCGAACTTGCCGACGAAGCGAGGAAGGTTCAGCCACATCTCAAGGTGCTGTTCACCTCCGGATACACCCGCAACGCGATTGTTCATGGGGGACGCCTCGATCCTGGCGTTGAAATGATAGCCAAGCCATTCACGTATGCGGCCCTAGCCCAGAAAGTTCGCGACGTGCTCGATGCCGGCACAACCGGACGGATCCTCGTGGTCGAAGACGACCCGACCGTCCGATCACTTACAATGGAGCTCCTCATCAGCCGCGGGTACAGCGTCGAGGAAGCTGGCGGCGCAACCGAGGCCTTGTCCAAGATCCGCTCGGCGCAAGGTCGCTACGATGCGGTCTTCATTGCGAACATTGCAGGCAAGAAGGATTCGATGTGGCTACGCGGTGAGCTTCGAAAGCATCATGCCGACATGCCGGTTTTGATCGCTGCGGAAACCAAAGAGGCTCCAGCGCTTCGGTCACGGTTCGAAGCTGACCGCTGCACTGCGGTTATCGAAAGGCCGTATAACGGGGCGAAACTTCGCGAAGCACTCGGCCTTCTCGGAGCGCGTTGTCCGGGAAAGTTTTGA
- a CDS encoding DUF6894 family protein → MRYFLNVHADDGTIPDLVGTDLPHIETVRRHAAAHIVDLWEARVLAGKPPYIGWLRVVDENQRAVFQIPL, encoded by the coding sequence GTGAGGTATTTTCTTAATGTGCACGCGGATGACGGCACAATCCCCGATCTAGTGGGCACAGACCTGCCGCACATTGAGACGGTAAGAAGACACGCCGCCGCCCACATCGTCGACCTCTGGGAAGCGCGCGTTCTGGCCGGCAAACCACCCTATATTGGTTGGCTACGGGTGGTGGACGAAAATCAACGGGCCGTCTTCCAAATACCCCTCTGA
- a CDS encoding Hsp20 family protein, giving the protein MPSAFDFAPFRRSTVGFDRLFELLENSASGQSQDNYPPFDLIKLGDNQFRISLAVAGFSQDEIDITAHQNQLIVSGQKREDGDATYIHRGIANRSFERRFGLADHIMVTSADLNDGLLSIELIREIPEAMKPRKIGIGSGETRRLDAPSRDAGRPKRASKQLQDA; this is encoded by the coding sequence ATGCCAAGTGCTTTCGACTTCGCGCCCTTCCGGCGCTCCACGGTTGGCTTCGACCGTCTCTTCGAATTGCTGGAGAACAGCGCTTCGGGTCAGTCGCAGGATAACTACCCGCCATTCGATCTCATCAAGCTCGGCGATAATCAGTTCCGCATTTCGCTTGCGGTGGCCGGATTCTCGCAGGATGAGATCGATATCACCGCGCATCAAAACCAGCTGATCGTCAGCGGTCAAAAGCGCGAGGATGGCGATGCGACCTATATCCATCGCGGCATTGCTAACCGCTCGTTCGAACGCCGCTTCGGCTTGGCCGATCACATCATGGTCACAAGTGCCGACTTGAACGACGGACTTTTGTCGATTGAGCTCATCAGGGAAATCCCTGAGGCGATGAAGCCGCGCAAGATAGGCATTGGCAGCGGCGAGACCAGGCGGCTTGACGCCCCTTCCCGCGATGCTGGACGGCCAAAGAGAGCATCGAAGCAATTACAGGACGCTTGA
- a CDS encoding recombinase family protein, whose protein sequence is MTKRVRCAIYTRKSTEEGLEQEFNSLDAQREACEAYIRSQTGEGWNGLPARYDDGGYSGGNLDRPAMQRLLADIDAGKVDIIVVYKVDRLTRSLMDFAKIVERLDARGVSFVSITQAFNTTTSMGRLTLNVLLSFAQFEREVTGERIRDKIAASKAKGMWMGGNIPLGYDLQERRLVVNTAEADQVRHIFTRYLGLGSGVALMKELRRDGILSKRWTSRSGKEHGGKPFSCGALYYLLQNRLYLGEIVHRGVVHDGEHEAIVSKQLFDEVQAALAENRKKRREAPKRKDECWLAGFARDADGKVMTTSFSYGRGGRLYRYYVSGSLDPGPDSPKPARRVPAARLERLVLHTLSSLFQRSVTSEDALSLLDRVELRDRSIQIVVDAGALLEPHEPAAGATSRLQAHIEPHRVAIEGNLLRTVVDRQPVFRGGRLIGRVAVEAANGDAISLLRSAHRLLREHSMSPTEPQEHRRARAPSWQRQRRVMALGLLAPAVQKAILKGKRSESLELLAAERVSLAWADQV, encoded by the coding sequence GTGACCAAGCGAGTTCGCTGCGCGATCTACACGCGCAAATCGACCGAAGAGGGCCTTGAGCAGGAGTTCAACAGCCTCGACGCGCAACGCGAGGCCTGCGAGGCCTACATCCGCTCGCAGACCGGCGAAGGCTGGAACGGCCTCCCCGCCCGCTACGACGACGGCGGCTATTCCGGCGGCAATCTCGATCGGCCCGCGATGCAGCGCCTCCTTGCCGACATCGACGCCGGCAAGGTCGACATCATTGTCGTCTACAAGGTGGACCGGCTCACCCGCTCGCTGATGGACTTCGCGAAGATCGTTGAACGCCTGGACGCGCGAGGAGTCTCGTTCGTCAGCATAACCCAAGCCTTCAACACCACGACCAGCATGGGTCGGCTGACGCTCAACGTGCTGTTGTCGTTCGCGCAGTTCGAGCGCGAGGTCACCGGCGAGCGCATTCGCGACAAGATTGCCGCGTCGAAAGCCAAGGGCATGTGGATGGGCGGGAACATCCCGCTCGGCTACGATCTCCAGGAACGCCGACTGGTGGTGAACACGGCGGAGGCCGACCAGGTGCGGCACATCTTCACCCGCTATCTCGGCCTCGGGTCAGGCGTGGCGCTGATGAAAGAGCTGCGCCGCGACGGAATCCTCTCGAAGCGATGGACGTCGCGCTCGGGCAAGGAGCATGGCGGCAAACCGTTCAGCTGCGGCGCGCTCTACTATCTGCTGCAGAACCGCCTCTACCTCGGCGAGATCGTCCACCGCGGTGTAGTGCACGACGGCGAGCACGAGGCGATCGTGAGCAAGCAGCTGTTCGACGAGGTCCAGGCGGCGCTTGCCGAGAATCGAAAGAAGCGGCGTGAGGCACCGAAGCGCAAGGACGAGTGTTGGCTGGCTGGTTTTGCTCGCGACGCTGATGGCAAGGTCATGACGACCAGCTTCAGCTACGGGCGCGGCGGCAGGCTCTACCGCTACTATGTGTCGGGCTCGCTGGATCCCGGGCCAGACAGCCCCAAGCCGGCGAGAAGGGTTCCCGCTGCGCGCCTGGAGCGGCTTGTGCTCCACACGCTCTCCAGCCTCTTCCAGCGGAGTGTCACCTCCGAGGATGCGCTGTCGCTGCTCGATCGCGTCGAACTGCGCGATCGGAGCATCCAAATTGTGGTTGACGCCGGCGCGCTACTGGAGCCGCACGAACCTGCAGCGGGGGCAACTTCGCGTCTGCAGGCGCATATTGAACCGCATCGCGTCGCCATCGAGGGCAACCTTCTCCGCACTGTCGTTGACCGGCAGCCCGTCTTCCGCGGGGGCAGATTAATCGGTCGCGTCGCGGTCGAGGCCGCGAATGGCGATGCGATTTCGCTGCTCCGGTCCGCGCACCGGCTTCTGCGGGAGCATTCGATGTCGCCGACAGAACCACAGGAACACCGTCGGGCGAGAGCACCCTCATGGCAGCGCCAGCGGCGTGTCATGGCCCTGGGACTTCTCGCGCCGGCGGTCCAGAAAGCAATTCTGAAAGGGAAGCGCTCGGAGTCTCTCGAGCTACTTGCTGCGGAACGGGTTTCACTTGCATGGGCTGATCAAGTTTAA
- a CDS encoding DUF2924 domain-containing protein produces the protein MKKADRITAEVRALEALDLHGLRDEWRRRYGEPPKMRSTELLARLLAWKIQADAFGGLDAATIRLLNAETLPPPTPVLEPGTRLSREWQGRRHEVDVLESGFRYDDHDYRSLSQVAREITGTRWNGLRFFGLREQPK, from the coding sequence GTGAAGAAGGCCGATCGGATAACAGCGGAGGTTCGAGCGCTCGAGGCGCTCGACCTCCATGGTCTGAGAGACGAATGGCGCAGGCGCTACGGCGAGCCGCCGAAGATGCGCTCGACGGAATTGCTCGCGCGACTGCTTGCGTGGAAAATCCAGGCGGATGCGTTCGGCGGGCTTGATGCGGCAACGATTCGCCTGCTGAACGCTGAGACACTCCCGCCGCCCACACCCGTGCTGGAGCCCGGCACGCGACTGTCGCGCGAATGGCAGGGCCGGCGTCACGAGGTCGACGTCTTGGAAAGCGGGTTCAGGTATGACGACCACGATTATCGCAGCCTGTCACAGGTTGCGCGGGAGATCACCGGCACGCGCTGGAACGGCCTCAGGTTCTTCGGGCTTCGAGAACAGCCGAAGTGA
- a CDS encoding DUF3489 domain-containing protein gives MTKGKANKRQASAKQPSTKDTALEMLRRDGGATLDEIVEATGWLRHSARAAFTGLRKKGFTIDKRKVDGATRYSIRAEPVA, from the coding sequence ATGACCAAAGGAAAAGCGAACAAGCGACAGGCATCGGCTAAGCAGCCGAGCACGAAAGACACCGCGCTCGAAATGCTCCGGCGCGACGGCGGTGCCACACTCGACGAGATCGTGGAAGCGACTGGCTGGCTTCGGCACAGCGCGCGCGCAGCGTTCACCGGCCTGCGCAAGAAAGGCTTCACGATCGACAAACGGAAGGTCGATGGCGCAACGCGCTATTCGATCAGAGCCGAGCCGGTCGCGTGA
- a CDS encoding DUF5681 domain-containing protein → MSRDDKETSKGYLVGYGKPPAEHRFQKGVSGNPRGRPKGAKNKTPLKGSDRPTQDMLLAEAYRPVVLREGDTLIELPAIQAVFRAMGVAAVKGNRFAQKTLAQLVQNIEKEQFQAQYELMESFTEYKVKWNQEIERCKKLGLPDPQPLPHPDDVLIDYRSGSFRIAGPMTKEEKAKWDELIARRNEAQGEVLEYARLEKEEPEYAERYRDWRLFEQRIFDKINDALPERYQAKLEGRARVADNEEEDGDDSESEAA, encoded by the coding sequence ATGAGCAGAGACGACAAGGAAACGAGTAAGGGGTACCTCGTCGGCTACGGCAAGCCGCCCGCCGAACACCGGTTCCAAAAGGGAGTGTCGGGCAATCCGCGTGGTCGTCCAAAGGGAGCGAAAAACAAAACCCCACTGAAAGGCTCCGACAGACCGACGCAGGACATGTTGCTGGCCGAAGCATATCGCCCCGTGGTCCTGCGCGAGGGTGATACTCTGATCGAGCTGCCGGCGATCCAGGCAGTGTTTCGCGCCATGGGCGTAGCCGCGGTGAAGGGTAATCGCTTCGCTCAAAAGACACTCGCACAGCTGGTGCAGAACATCGAGAAGGAGCAGTTCCAGGCTCAGTATGAGCTGATGGAGTCGTTCACCGAGTACAAAGTGAAATGGAACCAGGAAATCGAGCGCTGCAAGAAGCTTGGCCTTCCCGATCCCCAGCCGCTCCCACATCCGGATGACGTCCTGATCGACTATCGCAGTGGTTCTTTTCGAATCGCGGGTCCGATGACTAAAGAAGAAAAGGCAAAGTGGGACGAGTTGATCGCGCGCCGCAACGAAGCTCAGGGAGAGGTTCTCGAATACGCTCGCCTCGAAAAAGAAGAACCTGAGTACGCAGAGCGCTACCGAGACTGGCGCCTCTTCGAGCAAAGGATTTTCGACAAGATCAACGACGCGCTGCCGGAACGCTATCAAGCCAAGTTGGAAGGTCGTGCCCGGGTTGCTGACAACGAGGAAGAAGACGGTGACGATTCCGAGTCTGAGGCCGCTTGA